A window from Pseudoliparis swirei isolate HS2019 ecotype Mariana Trench chromosome 17, NWPU_hadal_v1, whole genome shotgun sequence encodes these proteins:
- the vit gene encoding vitrin isoform X2, which yields MIRALLTAISLALLLSCACWAKPRGSKNKKPKQVVPAIDCDVRSGKINLPEFIAKCPAHCKETKQQVYGTGVFASISSICNAAIHSGVITNTGGKVIVRKMAGQNIYKGSNSNGVRSLSLPKWRESFVVSVGKPKKGVIYPSTLDYIPSRPTYVKTSQKEAKSPAATTALPTTTAPEPTTTTTPEPTTTTLAPTTTTTTPPPTTTKPRAAVHKVRDAGSSHPYLASRQSQSEHGKRPSQVFRGSPYPNRFQQRASAGTGLRRPEAGASIRRPSSPVGTAFNRVQPAAPERSPTMSQSNPAFPRRDWAPPALTRPDWFPGARQSADVSYAAPDSGYKWSETDTPEVTVPRSTDSDGNRRVPLDRTQTRVEPVDAWKLDTNPYGTGFNVREQEPTARAPELVSQGDPNCMVDLVFLMDGSWSIGKRRFKIQKDFLSEVAQVINVGVAGPMMGVIQYGDDPVTEISLRSYSNSREVKSAIEKIGQKGGLSNVGKALSYIDTHYFSDANGNRGGAPNVAVVLVDGWPTDKVEEASRLARESGINIFFVTIEGADDNEKQNLVEINFIDKAVCRTNGFYSMPVTSWFALRKAVQPLVKRVCDTDRLLCSKTCLNANDIAFVIDGSSSVGTGNFRTVLQFVANITQEFEISDTDTRVGAVQYTYEQRLEFGFGQYNHKAELLNAIKRVSYWSGGTSTGAAITFAAEKLFSKSKPNKRKIMIVITDGRSYDDVRVPALAVQRQGVIAYSIGIAWAAQDELEYIATDPDKEHSFFVDEFDNLYKFVPKIIHNICQEFNSQPRN from the exons ATGATCAGAGCATTGCTCACGGCCATTTCTCTTG CGCTCCTCCTGTCCTGTGCTTGCTGGGCCAAGCCTAGAGGATCAAAGAACAAGAAACCAAAGCAAG ttGTTCCAGCCATCGATTGTGATGTCAGATCAGGGAAGATCAATCTCCCAGAGTTCATAGCCAAATGTCCTGCACACTGTAAGGAGACAAAGCAGCAAGTCTATGGGACAGGCGTGTTCGCCTCCATCTCCAGCATCTGCAACGCAGCCATCCACAG TGGCGTCATCACCAACACGGGAGGAAAGGTGATTGTGAGGAAGATGGCGGGGCAGAACATCTACAAAGGCAGTAATTCCAATGGAGTAcgctctctgtctctacctAAGTGGAGGGAGTCGTTCGTTGTCTCAG TGGGGAAGCCCAAGAAAGGAGTGATCTACCCCTCTACTCTGGACTACATTCCCTCAAGACCAACCTACGTGAAAACAA GTCAAAAGGAGGCCAAATCCCCTGCGGCCACCACAGCGCTGCCTACGACAACAGCACCTGAACCCACCACGACTACAACACCTgagcccaccaccaccacactggCCCCGACCACCACTACAACTACACCTCCACCCACGACCACCAAACCTCGTGCTGCTGTCCATAAAGTTAGGGATGCAG GCAGCAGTCACCCATACCTCGCCTCAA GACAGTCTCAGAGTGAGCACGGAAAGAGGCCCAGCCAAG TATTCAGAGGAAGTCCCTATCCCAATAGATTCCAACAACGTGCCAGTGCAG GAACAGGACTGCGCCGACCAGAGGCAGGGGCGTCTATCAGGAGACCATCCTCTCCAGTTGGCACAG CTTTTAACAGGGTTCAGCCGGCTGCGCCCGAGCGCTCTCCAACCATGAGCCAGTCAAACCCCG CTTTTCCCAGAAGGGATTGGGCTCCTCCAGCATTAACTCGTCCGGATTGGTTCCCTGGAGCTCGACAATCGGCAG ATGTTAGTTATGCAGCTCCAGACTCAGGATACAAGTGGAGTGAGACGGACACACCTGAAGTTACAG TGCCGCGCTCCACTGACTCAGATGGCAACCGTAGAGTGCCATTGGATAGAACCCAGACTAGAG TGGAGCCAGTGGACGCTTGGAAGTTGGACACAAATCCTTATGGAACAG gCTTCAACGTCAGGGAGCAGGAACCTACAGCCAGAGCACCTGAGCTCGTGTCACAGGGAGACCCAA ATTGCATGGTAGACCTGGTCTTCCTGATGGATGGGAGCTGGAGCATTGGAAAGAGGCGCTTTAAGATCCAgaaggacttcctgtctgaggtgGCTCAGGTCATCAACGTGGGTGTGGCCGGACCCATGATGGGCGTCATCCAATACGG GGATGACCCTGTGACAGAGATCAGTCTGAGGTCCTACTCCAACTCCAGGGAGGTGAAGTCAGCCATAGAAAAGATCGGGCAGAAGGGAGGCCTCTCCAACGTCG GAAAGGCCCTCTCCTACATCGACACGCACTACTTCAGCGATGCCAATGGAAACCGAGGAGGGGCTCCCAACGTCGCCGTGGTGCTGGTGGACGGCTGGCCCACAGACAAGGTGGAGGAGGCGTCCCGGCTCGCTCGCGAGTCTGGCATCAACATATTCTTCGTCACCATCGAGGGCGCCGACGACAACGAGAAGCAAAACCTGGTCGAGATCAACTTTATTGACAAG GCTGTGTGTCGGACCAACGGCTTCTACTCCATGCCCGTGACCAGCTGGTTTGCCCTGAGGAAGGCCGTGCAGCCCCTGGTGAAGAGGGTGTGCGACACAGACCGCCTCTTGTGCAGCAAAACCTGCCTCAACGCCAACGACATCGCCTTCGTCATCGACGGCTCCAGCAGCGTGGGAACCGGAAACTTCCGCACGGTGCTGCAGTTTGTGGCCAACATCACGCAGGAGTTTGAGATCTCTGACACCGACACGAGGGTCGGAGCGGTGCAGTACACCTACGAGCAGAGGCTGGAGTTCGGCTTCGGCCAGTACAACCACAAGGCCGAGCTGCTGAACGCCATCAAGCGCGTCAGCTACTGGAGCGGCGGGACGAGCACCGGCGCTGCCATCACCTTCGCCGCGGAGAAGCTCTTCAGCAAATCCAAACCCAACAAACGCAAGATCATGATTGTCATCACAGATGGCCGCTCCTATGATGACGTCAGAGTACCTGCACTGGCTGTCCAACGTCAAG GTGTGATCGCCTACTCCATCGGCATTGCCTGGGCAGCCCAGGACGAGCTGGAGTACATCGCCACGGACCCCGACAAGGAGCACTCCTTCTTCGTGGACGAGTTCGACAACCTCTACAAATTTGTACCCAAGATCATCCACAACATCTGCCAGGAGTTCAACTCCCAGCCCCGGAACTGA
- the vit gene encoding vitrin isoform X1: MIRALLTAISLALLLSCACWAKPRGSKNKKPKQVVPAIDCDVRSGKINLPEFIAKCPAHCKETKQQVYGTGVFASISSICNAAIHSGVITNTGGKVIVRKMAGQNIYKGSNSNGVRSLSLPKWRESFVVSVGKPKKGVIYPSTLDYIPSRPTYVKTSQKEAKSPAATTALPTTTAPEPTTTTTPEPTTTTLAPTTTTTTPPPTTTKPRAAVHKVRDAGSSHPYLASRQSQSEHGKRPSQVFRGSPYPNRFQQRASAGTGLRRPEAGASIRRPSSPVGTAFNRVQPAAPERSPTMSQSNPAFPRRDWAPPALTRPDWFPGARQSADVSYAAPDSGYKWSETDTPEVTARDHRPDISEYERWFYNYGPYLPRSTDSDGNRRVPLDRTQTRVEPVDAWKLDTNPYGTGFNVREQEPTARAPELVSQGDPNCMVDLVFLMDGSWSIGKRRFKIQKDFLSEVAQVINVGVAGPMMGVIQYGDDPVTEISLRSYSNSREVKSAIEKIGQKGGLSNVGKALSYIDTHYFSDANGNRGGAPNVAVVLVDGWPTDKVEEASRLARESGINIFFVTIEGADDNEKQNLVEINFIDKAVCRTNGFYSMPVTSWFALRKAVQPLVKRVCDTDRLLCSKTCLNANDIAFVIDGSSSVGTGNFRTVLQFVANITQEFEISDTDTRVGAVQYTYEQRLEFGFGQYNHKAELLNAIKRVSYWSGGTSTGAAITFAAEKLFSKSKPNKRKIMIVITDGRSYDDVRVPALAVQRQGVIAYSIGIAWAAQDELEYIATDPDKEHSFFVDEFDNLYKFVPKIIHNICQEFNSQPRN, translated from the exons ATGATCAGAGCATTGCTCACGGCCATTTCTCTTG CGCTCCTCCTGTCCTGTGCTTGCTGGGCCAAGCCTAGAGGATCAAAGAACAAGAAACCAAAGCAAG ttGTTCCAGCCATCGATTGTGATGTCAGATCAGGGAAGATCAATCTCCCAGAGTTCATAGCCAAATGTCCTGCACACTGTAAGGAGACAAAGCAGCAAGTCTATGGGACAGGCGTGTTCGCCTCCATCTCCAGCATCTGCAACGCAGCCATCCACAG TGGCGTCATCACCAACACGGGAGGAAAGGTGATTGTGAGGAAGATGGCGGGGCAGAACATCTACAAAGGCAGTAATTCCAATGGAGTAcgctctctgtctctacctAAGTGGAGGGAGTCGTTCGTTGTCTCAG TGGGGAAGCCCAAGAAAGGAGTGATCTACCCCTCTACTCTGGACTACATTCCCTCAAGACCAACCTACGTGAAAACAA GTCAAAAGGAGGCCAAATCCCCTGCGGCCACCACAGCGCTGCCTACGACAACAGCACCTGAACCCACCACGACTACAACACCTgagcccaccaccaccacactggCCCCGACCACCACTACAACTACACCTCCACCCACGACCACCAAACCTCGTGCTGCTGTCCATAAAGTTAGGGATGCAG GCAGCAGTCACCCATACCTCGCCTCAA GACAGTCTCAGAGTGAGCACGGAAAGAGGCCCAGCCAAG TATTCAGAGGAAGTCCCTATCCCAATAGATTCCAACAACGTGCCAGTGCAG GAACAGGACTGCGCCGACCAGAGGCAGGGGCGTCTATCAGGAGACCATCCTCTCCAGTTGGCACAG CTTTTAACAGGGTTCAGCCGGCTGCGCCCGAGCGCTCTCCAACCATGAGCCAGTCAAACCCCG CTTTTCCCAGAAGGGATTGGGCTCCTCCAGCATTAACTCGTCCGGATTGGTTCCCTGGAGCTCGACAATCGGCAG ATGTTAGTTATGCAGCTCCAGACTCAGGATACAAGTGGAGTGAGACGGACACACCTGAAGTTACAG CTCGGGATCACAGGCCTGATATCTCAGAATACGAGCGCTGGTTTTATAACTATGGACCGTACC TGCCGCGCTCCACTGACTCAGATGGCAACCGTAGAGTGCCATTGGATAGAACCCAGACTAGAG TGGAGCCAGTGGACGCTTGGAAGTTGGACACAAATCCTTATGGAACAG gCTTCAACGTCAGGGAGCAGGAACCTACAGCCAGAGCACCTGAGCTCGTGTCACAGGGAGACCCAA ATTGCATGGTAGACCTGGTCTTCCTGATGGATGGGAGCTGGAGCATTGGAAAGAGGCGCTTTAAGATCCAgaaggacttcctgtctgaggtgGCTCAGGTCATCAACGTGGGTGTGGCCGGACCCATGATGGGCGTCATCCAATACGG GGATGACCCTGTGACAGAGATCAGTCTGAGGTCCTACTCCAACTCCAGGGAGGTGAAGTCAGCCATAGAAAAGATCGGGCAGAAGGGAGGCCTCTCCAACGTCG GAAAGGCCCTCTCCTACATCGACACGCACTACTTCAGCGATGCCAATGGAAACCGAGGAGGGGCTCCCAACGTCGCCGTGGTGCTGGTGGACGGCTGGCCCACAGACAAGGTGGAGGAGGCGTCCCGGCTCGCTCGCGAGTCTGGCATCAACATATTCTTCGTCACCATCGAGGGCGCCGACGACAACGAGAAGCAAAACCTGGTCGAGATCAACTTTATTGACAAG GCTGTGTGTCGGACCAACGGCTTCTACTCCATGCCCGTGACCAGCTGGTTTGCCCTGAGGAAGGCCGTGCAGCCCCTGGTGAAGAGGGTGTGCGACACAGACCGCCTCTTGTGCAGCAAAACCTGCCTCAACGCCAACGACATCGCCTTCGTCATCGACGGCTCCAGCAGCGTGGGAACCGGAAACTTCCGCACGGTGCTGCAGTTTGTGGCCAACATCACGCAGGAGTTTGAGATCTCTGACACCGACACGAGGGTCGGAGCGGTGCAGTACACCTACGAGCAGAGGCTGGAGTTCGGCTTCGGCCAGTACAACCACAAGGCCGAGCTGCTGAACGCCATCAAGCGCGTCAGCTACTGGAGCGGCGGGACGAGCACCGGCGCTGCCATCACCTTCGCCGCGGAGAAGCTCTTCAGCAAATCCAAACCCAACAAACGCAAGATCATGATTGTCATCACAGATGGCCGCTCCTATGATGACGTCAGAGTACCTGCACTGGCTGTCCAACGTCAAG GTGTGATCGCCTACTCCATCGGCATTGCCTGGGCAGCCCAGGACGAGCTGGAGTACATCGCCACGGACCCCGACAAGGAGCACTCCTTCTTCGTGGACGAGTTCGACAACCTCTACAAATTTGTACCCAAGATCATCCACAACATCTGCCAGGAGTTCAACTCCCAGCCCCGGAACTGA
- the vit gene encoding vitrin isoform X3: protein MIRALLTAISLALLLSCACWAKPRGSKNKKPKQVVPAIDCDVRSGKINLPEFIAKCPAHCKETKQQVYGTGVFASISSICNAAIHSGVITNTGGKVIVRKMAGQNIYKGSNSNGVRSLSLPKWRESFVVSVGKPKKGVIYPSTLDYIPSRPTYVKTSQKEAKSPAATTALPTTTAPEPTTTTTPEPTTTTLAPTTTTTTPPPTTTKPRAAVHKVRDAGSSHPYLASRQSQSEHGKRPSQVFRGSPYPNRFQQRASAGTGLRRPEAGASIRRPSSPVGTAFNRVQPAAPERSPTMSQSNPAFPRRDWAPPALTRPDWFPGARQSAARDHRPDISEYERWFYNYGPYLPRSTDSDGNRRVPLDRTQTRVEPVDAWKLDTNPYGTGFNVREQEPTARAPELVSQGDPNCMVDLVFLMDGSWSIGKRRFKIQKDFLSEVAQVINVGVAGPMMGVIQYGDDPVTEISLRSYSNSREVKSAIEKIGQKGGLSNVGKALSYIDTHYFSDANGNRGGAPNVAVVLVDGWPTDKVEEASRLARESGINIFFVTIEGADDNEKQNLVEINFIDKAVCRTNGFYSMPVTSWFALRKAVQPLVKRVCDTDRLLCSKTCLNANDIAFVIDGSSSVGTGNFRTVLQFVANITQEFEISDTDTRVGAVQYTYEQRLEFGFGQYNHKAELLNAIKRVSYWSGGTSTGAAITFAAEKLFSKSKPNKRKIMIVITDGRSYDDVRVPALAVQRQGVIAYSIGIAWAAQDELEYIATDPDKEHSFFVDEFDNLYKFVPKIIHNICQEFNSQPRN from the exons ATGATCAGAGCATTGCTCACGGCCATTTCTCTTG CGCTCCTCCTGTCCTGTGCTTGCTGGGCCAAGCCTAGAGGATCAAAGAACAAGAAACCAAAGCAAG ttGTTCCAGCCATCGATTGTGATGTCAGATCAGGGAAGATCAATCTCCCAGAGTTCATAGCCAAATGTCCTGCACACTGTAAGGAGACAAAGCAGCAAGTCTATGGGACAGGCGTGTTCGCCTCCATCTCCAGCATCTGCAACGCAGCCATCCACAG TGGCGTCATCACCAACACGGGAGGAAAGGTGATTGTGAGGAAGATGGCGGGGCAGAACATCTACAAAGGCAGTAATTCCAATGGAGTAcgctctctgtctctacctAAGTGGAGGGAGTCGTTCGTTGTCTCAG TGGGGAAGCCCAAGAAAGGAGTGATCTACCCCTCTACTCTGGACTACATTCCCTCAAGACCAACCTACGTGAAAACAA GTCAAAAGGAGGCCAAATCCCCTGCGGCCACCACAGCGCTGCCTACGACAACAGCACCTGAACCCACCACGACTACAACACCTgagcccaccaccaccacactggCCCCGACCACCACTACAACTACACCTCCACCCACGACCACCAAACCTCGTGCTGCTGTCCATAAAGTTAGGGATGCAG GCAGCAGTCACCCATACCTCGCCTCAA GACAGTCTCAGAGTGAGCACGGAAAGAGGCCCAGCCAAG TATTCAGAGGAAGTCCCTATCCCAATAGATTCCAACAACGTGCCAGTGCAG GAACAGGACTGCGCCGACCAGAGGCAGGGGCGTCTATCAGGAGACCATCCTCTCCAGTTGGCACAG CTTTTAACAGGGTTCAGCCGGCTGCGCCCGAGCGCTCTCCAACCATGAGCCAGTCAAACCCCG CTTTTCCCAGAAGGGATTGGGCTCCTCCAGCATTAACTCGTCCGGATTGGTTCCCTGGAGCTCGACAATCGGCAG CTCGGGATCACAGGCCTGATATCTCAGAATACGAGCGCTGGTTTTATAACTATGGACCGTACC TGCCGCGCTCCACTGACTCAGATGGCAACCGTAGAGTGCCATTGGATAGAACCCAGACTAGAG TGGAGCCAGTGGACGCTTGGAAGTTGGACACAAATCCTTATGGAACAG gCTTCAACGTCAGGGAGCAGGAACCTACAGCCAGAGCACCTGAGCTCGTGTCACAGGGAGACCCAA ATTGCATGGTAGACCTGGTCTTCCTGATGGATGGGAGCTGGAGCATTGGAAAGAGGCGCTTTAAGATCCAgaaggacttcctgtctgaggtgGCTCAGGTCATCAACGTGGGTGTGGCCGGACCCATGATGGGCGTCATCCAATACGG GGATGACCCTGTGACAGAGATCAGTCTGAGGTCCTACTCCAACTCCAGGGAGGTGAAGTCAGCCATAGAAAAGATCGGGCAGAAGGGAGGCCTCTCCAACGTCG GAAAGGCCCTCTCCTACATCGACACGCACTACTTCAGCGATGCCAATGGAAACCGAGGAGGGGCTCCCAACGTCGCCGTGGTGCTGGTGGACGGCTGGCCCACAGACAAGGTGGAGGAGGCGTCCCGGCTCGCTCGCGAGTCTGGCATCAACATATTCTTCGTCACCATCGAGGGCGCCGACGACAACGAGAAGCAAAACCTGGTCGAGATCAACTTTATTGACAAG GCTGTGTGTCGGACCAACGGCTTCTACTCCATGCCCGTGACCAGCTGGTTTGCCCTGAGGAAGGCCGTGCAGCCCCTGGTGAAGAGGGTGTGCGACACAGACCGCCTCTTGTGCAGCAAAACCTGCCTCAACGCCAACGACATCGCCTTCGTCATCGACGGCTCCAGCAGCGTGGGAACCGGAAACTTCCGCACGGTGCTGCAGTTTGTGGCCAACATCACGCAGGAGTTTGAGATCTCTGACACCGACACGAGGGTCGGAGCGGTGCAGTACACCTACGAGCAGAGGCTGGAGTTCGGCTTCGGCCAGTACAACCACAAGGCCGAGCTGCTGAACGCCATCAAGCGCGTCAGCTACTGGAGCGGCGGGACGAGCACCGGCGCTGCCATCACCTTCGCCGCGGAGAAGCTCTTCAGCAAATCCAAACCCAACAAACGCAAGATCATGATTGTCATCACAGATGGCCGCTCCTATGATGACGTCAGAGTACCTGCACTGGCTGTCCAACGTCAAG GTGTGATCGCCTACTCCATCGGCATTGCCTGGGCAGCCCAGGACGAGCTGGAGTACATCGCCACGGACCCCGACAAGGAGCACTCCTTCTTCGTGGACGAGTTCGACAACCTCTACAAATTTGTACCCAAGATCATCCACAACATCTGCCAGGAGTTCAACTCCCAGCCCCGGAACTGA
- the vit gene encoding vitrin isoform X4 translates to MIRALLTAISLALLLSCACWAKPRGSKNKKPKQVVPAIDCDVRSGKINLPEFIAKCPAHCKETKQQVYGTGVFASISSICNAAIHSGVITNTGGKVIVRKMAGQNIYKGSNSNGVRSLSLPKWRESFVVSVGKPKKGVIYPSTLDYIPSRPTYVKTSQKEAKSPAATTALPTTTAPEPTTTTTPEPTTTTLAPTTTTTTPPPTTTKPRAAVHKVRDAGTGLRRPEAGASIRRPSSPVGTAFNRVQPAAPERSPTMSQSNPAFPRRDWAPPALTRPDWFPGARQSADVSYAAPDSGYKWSETDTPEVTARDHRPDISEYERWFYNYGPYLPRSTDSDGNRRVPLDRTQTRVEPVDAWKLDTNPYGTGFNVREQEPTARAPELVSQGDPNCMVDLVFLMDGSWSIGKRRFKIQKDFLSEVAQVINVGVAGPMMGVIQYGDDPVTEISLRSYSNSREVKSAIEKIGQKGGLSNVGKALSYIDTHYFSDANGNRGGAPNVAVVLVDGWPTDKVEEASRLARESGINIFFVTIEGADDNEKQNLVEINFIDKAVCRTNGFYSMPVTSWFALRKAVQPLVKRVCDTDRLLCSKTCLNANDIAFVIDGSSSVGTGNFRTVLQFVANITQEFEISDTDTRVGAVQYTYEQRLEFGFGQYNHKAELLNAIKRVSYWSGGTSTGAAITFAAEKLFSKSKPNKRKIMIVITDGRSYDDVRVPALAVQRQGVIAYSIGIAWAAQDELEYIATDPDKEHSFFVDEFDNLYKFVPKIIHNICQEFNSQPRN, encoded by the exons ATGATCAGAGCATTGCTCACGGCCATTTCTCTTG CGCTCCTCCTGTCCTGTGCTTGCTGGGCCAAGCCTAGAGGATCAAAGAACAAGAAACCAAAGCAAG ttGTTCCAGCCATCGATTGTGATGTCAGATCAGGGAAGATCAATCTCCCAGAGTTCATAGCCAAATGTCCTGCACACTGTAAGGAGACAAAGCAGCAAGTCTATGGGACAGGCGTGTTCGCCTCCATCTCCAGCATCTGCAACGCAGCCATCCACAG TGGCGTCATCACCAACACGGGAGGAAAGGTGATTGTGAGGAAGATGGCGGGGCAGAACATCTACAAAGGCAGTAATTCCAATGGAGTAcgctctctgtctctacctAAGTGGAGGGAGTCGTTCGTTGTCTCAG TGGGGAAGCCCAAGAAAGGAGTGATCTACCCCTCTACTCTGGACTACATTCCCTCAAGACCAACCTACGTGAAAACAA GTCAAAAGGAGGCCAAATCCCCTGCGGCCACCACAGCGCTGCCTACGACAACAGCACCTGAACCCACCACGACTACAACACCTgagcccaccaccaccacactggCCCCGACCACCACTACAACTACACCTCCACCCACGACCACCAAACCTCGTGCTGCTGTCCATAAAGTTAGGGATGCAG GAACAGGACTGCGCCGACCAGAGGCAGGGGCGTCTATCAGGAGACCATCCTCTCCAGTTGGCACAG CTTTTAACAGGGTTCAGCCGGCTGCGCCCGAGCGCTCTCCAACCATGAGCCAGTCAAACCCCG CTTTTCCCAGAAGGGATTGGGCTCCTCCAGCATTAACTCGTCCGGATTGGTTCCCTGGAGCTCGACAATCGGCAG ATGTTAGTTATGCAGCTCCAGACTCAGGATACAAGTGGAGTGAGACGGACACACCTGAAGTTACAG CTCGGGATCACAGGCCTGATATCTCAGAATACGAGCGCTGGTTTTATAACTATGGACCGTACC TGCCGCGCTCCACTGACTCAGATGGCAACCGTAGAGTGCCATTGGATAGAACCCAGACTAGAG TGGAGCCAGTGGACGCTTGGAAGTTGGACACAAATCCTTATGGAACAG gCTTCAACGTCAGGGAGCAGGAACCTACAGCCAGAGCACCTGAGCTCGTGTCACAGGGAGACCCAA ATTGCATGGTAGACCTGGTCTTCCTGATGGATGGGAGCTGGAGCATTGGAAAGAGGCGCTTTAAGATCCAgaaggacttcctgtctgaggtgGCTCAGGTCATCAACGTGGGTGTGGCCGGACCCATGATGGGCGTCATCCAATACGG GGATGACCCTGTGACAGAGATCAGTCTGAGGTCCTACTCCAACTCCAGGGAGGTGAAGTCAGCCATAGAAAAGATCGGGCAGAAGGGAGGCCTCTCCAACGTCG GAAAGGCCCTCTCCTACATCGACACGCACTACTTCAGCGATGCCAATGGAAACCGAGGAGGGGCTCCCAACGTCGCCGTGGTGCTGGTGGACGGCTGGCCCACAGACAAGGTGGAGGAGGCGTCCCGGCTCGCTCGCGAGTCTGGCATCAACATATTCTTCGTCACCATCGAGGGCGCCGACGACAACGAGAAGCAAAACCTGGTCGAGATCAACTTTATTGACAAG GCTGTGTGTCGGACCAACGGCTTCTACTCCATGCCCGTGACCAGCTGGTTTGCCCTGAGGAAGGCCGTGCAGCCCCTGGTGAAGAGGGTGTGCGACACAGACCGCCTCTTGTGCAGCAAAACCTGCCTCAACGCCAACGACATCGCCTTCGTCATCGACGGCTCCAGCAGCGTGGGAACCGGAAACTTCCGCACGGTGCTGCAGTTTGTGGCCAACATCACGCAGGAGTTTGAGATCTCTGACACCGACACGAGGGTCGGAGCGGTGCAGTACACCTACGAGCAGAGGCTGGAGTTCGGCTTCGGCCAGTACAACCACAAGGCCGAGCTGCTGAACGCCATCAAGCGCGTCAGCTACTGGAGCGGCGGGACGAGCACCGGCGCTGCCATCACCTTCGCCGCGGAGAAGCTCTTCAGCAAATCCAAACCCAACAAACGCAAGATCATGATTGTCATCACAGATGGCCGCTCCTATGATGACGTCAGAGTACCTGCACTGGCTGTCCAACGTCAAG GTGTGATCGCCTACTCCATCGGCATTGCCTGGGCAGCCCAGGACGAGCTGGAGTACATCGCCACGGACCCCGACAAGGAGCACTCCTTCTTCGTGGACGAGTTCGACAACCTCTACAAATTTGTACCCAAGATCATCCACAACATCTGCCAGGAGTTCAACTCCCAGCCCCGGAACTGA